The Chelonia mydas isolate rCheMyd1 chromosome 3, rCheMyd1.pri.v2, whole genome shotgun sequence genome includes a region encoding these proteins:
- the TENT5A gene encoding terminal nucleotidyltransferase 5A, whose amino-acid sequence MADDENARSPSCSGTGHCTGTCGENPHCNVLSWEQVRRLDRILSETIPIHGRGNFPTLEMQPRQIVKVVRSRLEEKCIGVRDVRLNGSAASHILHQDSGLGYKDLDLIFCADLKGEAEFQTVKDVVLDCLLDFLPDGVNKEKITPLTLKEAYVQKMVKVCNDSDRWSLISLSNNSGKNVELKFVDSLRRQFEFSVDSFQIKLDSLLLFYECSENPMTETFHPTIIGESVYGDFQEAFDHLCNKIIATRNPEEIRGGGLLKYCNLLVRGFRAASESEIKSLQRYMCSRFFIDFSDIGEQQRKLESYLQNHFVGLEDRKYDYLMTLHGVVNESTVCLMGHERRQTLNLITMLAIRVLAEQNIIPNVANVTCYYQPAPYVADANFSNYYIAQVQPVFTCQQHTYSTWLPCN is encoded by the exons ATGGCTGACGATGAAAACGcccgcagccccagctgcagcggTACTGGGCATTGCACGGGCACTTGCGGCGAGAACCCTCATTGCAACGTGCTGAGCTGGGAACAAGTGCGGCGCTTGGATCGCATCCTGAGCGAGACCATCCCCATCCACGGCCGGGGCAACTTCCCCACGCTGGAGATGCAGCCCCGGCAGATCGTGAAGGTGGTGCGGAGCCGCCTGGAGGAGAAGTGCATTGGGGTCCGAGACGTGCGACTCAACGGTTCGGCAGCCAGCCACATCCTGCACCAAGACAGTGGCCTGGGCTACAAGGACTTGGACCTCATCTTCTGCGCAGACCTCAAAGGGGAAGCCGAGTTTCAGACTGTGAAGGACGTGGTCTTGGACTGCCTTTTGGATTTCTTACCTGACGGAGTTAACAAGGAGAAGATCACCCCGCTTACCCTCAAG GAAGCTTATGTGCAGAAAATGGTAAAAGTGTGCAATGATTCAGACCGGTGGAGTCTCATCTCCTTGTCCAACAACAGTGGCAAAAACGTGGAGCTGAAGTTTGTGGATTCTCTGAGGAGGCAGTTTGAGTTCAGTGTAGACTCTTTTCAAATCAAATTAGACTCCCTTCTGCTTTTTTATGAATGCTCAGAGAATCCCATGACTGAAACTTTCCACCCAACCATCATTGGTGAGAGTGTTTATGGGGATTTTCAAGAAGCCTTTGATCACCTCTGCAACAAGATAATTGCCACCAGAAACCCAGAAGAAATCAGAGGAGGTGGCCTTCTTAAGTACTGCAACCTTTTGGTAAGGGGCTTTAGGGCTGCCTCAGAATCTGAGATTAAGTCCCTTCAGAGATACATGTGTTCCAGGTTTTTCATTGACTTCTCAGACATTGGAGAACAGCAAAGAAAGTTGGAGTCTTACTTGCAGAACCACTTTGTGGGATTAGAGGACCGCAAGTATGACTATCTCATGACCCTTCATGGTGTGGTGAATGAGAGCACAGTGTGCCTGATGGGACATGAGAGGAGACAGACTCTAAATCTTATCACCATGCTGGCCATCCGTGTCCTTGCTGAGCAAAATATCATCCCCAATGTGGCCAATGTCACCTGCTATTACCAGCCAGCCCCATATGTAGCAGATGCCAACTTTAGCAATTACTATATTGCCCAGGTTCAGCCGGTATTCACATGCCAGCAGCACACATACTCGACTTGGTTGCCCTGCAATTAA